The proteins below come from a single Edaphobacter acidisoli genomic window:
- a CDS encoding MarC family protein, whose translation MLLLWKHFAIAFSALLPLVNPLGSALIFLGLVGDAPPPVFRALARRIAINTVIFFAIVDLVGSTILDFFGISLPIVEFSGGIVIAAIAWTMLNQSDPSPDTEKVQAAVQIQASDVEGKLLQKSFYPFTFPITVGPGCIVVMLTLSAHLPQHPLTDSVFAHAGLMLAVVLLSATVYFCYAYAPRLTRAISPSTAHGILRVISFILLCIGVQIAWNGLEPLLRSVLHK comes from the coding sequence ATGCTGCTGCTCTGGAAACACTTTGCCATCGCCTTCAGCGCTCTGCTGCCGCTGGTGAACCCGCTTGGCTCCGCGTTGATCTTTCTGGGGCTTGTGGGTGACGCGCCGCCGCCTGTCTTTCGCGCTCTGGCTCGCCGCATCGCCATCAACACGGTCATCTTCTTCGCCATTGTCGACCTGGTGGGCTCGACGATTCTCGACTTCTTCGGGATCTCGCTGCCGATTGTGGAGTTCTCCGGCGGCATCGTGATCGCGGCCATCGCGTGGACGATGCTGAACCAGAGCGATCCTTCTCCAGACACGGAGAAGGTGCAGGCCGCGGTGCAGATCCAGGCCAGCGACGTGGAAGGGAAGCTGTTGCAAAAGAGTTTTTATCCATTTACGTTTCCCATTACAGTTGGCCCGGGATGCATCGTCGTGATGCTAACCCTAAGCGCGCACCTTCCCCAGCACCCGCTTACCGACTCAGTCTTTGCGCATGCAGGCCTGATGCTCGCCGTCGTGCTTCTTAGTGCGACTGTCTATTTTTGCTACGCCTACGCACCACGCCTCACCCGGGCCATCTCACCTTCGACGGCACACGGCATTCTGCGCGTCATCTCCTTTATCCTGCTTTGCATCGGAGTGCAGATTGCCTGGAACGGGCTGGAGCCGCTGCTGAGAAGCGTTTTGCACAAGTAA
- a CDS encoding response regulator transcription factor — translation MDTSAPLIAVVEDEEHLAQGLLFNLQADGYRTRHEADGDAALAWLMNPDEEIAAVILDCMLPGTDGFEIARALRRAQRYTPILMLTARSRPEDILEGIEAGADDYLPKPFDLNILLVRLKSLLRRTAWHSAAIVEQQAPPDEYAFNHRTIRFDTLELIAPNRMTHLTVMEADLLRHFTSHQGEIVSRKDILEQVWRVHEDTDTRAIDNFIVRLRRYIEDDPAQPKHLVTVRGIGYRFLPNP, via the coding sequence ATGGATACCTCCGCGCCGCTGATCGCCGTTGTTGAAGACGAGGAACACCTCGCACAGGGGCTGCTCTTTAACTTGCAGGCCGATGGCTACCGCACACGTCACGAGGCCGACGGCGATGCGGCGCTTGCCTGGCTGATGAATCCGGACGAAGAGATTGCGGCTGTGATTCTGGATTGCATGCTGCCGGGAACCGATGGCTTTGAAATCGCCCGCGCGCTGCGGAGGGCACAGCGTTACACTCCAATACTGATGCTGACTGCGCGAAGCCGGCCCGAGGATATTCTCGAAGGCATCGAGGCGGGTGCCGACGACTACCTTCCCAAGCCGTTCGATCTGAATATCCTGCTCGTTCGGCTCAAGTCGCTTCTGCGCCGTACCGCATGGCACAGCGCAGCCATTGTGGAACAGCAGGCGCCGCCAGACGAGTACGCCTTCAACCATCGGACTATTCGTTTCGACACGCTTGAGCTCATCGCGCCCAACCGCATGACGCACCTGACGGTGATGGAGGCCGACCTGCTCCGCCACTTCACAAGCCACCAGGGTGAGATTGTCTCGCGCAAGGACATTCTCGAACAGGTGTGGCGCGTTCATGAAGACACCGATACGCGGGCCATCGACAACTTCATCGTCCGCCTGCGCCGCTATATCGAAGACGACCCCGCCCAGCCGAAGCACCTTGTCACCGTGCGTGGCATCGGGTATCGGTTTTTGCCGAATCCATAA
- the lptG gene encoding LPS export ABC transporter permease LptG, translating to MRIFTRYILREVTSHALLGGALFTFVILMRDLGKVLDLVVRDSASFGDVLRIIAYTLPPALTVTIPMAVLVGILLGLSRLAADSEITAMRASGMGALDFVGIVSIVSAVGLALSLFNSLYLAPRAASGLISMGETLKNSQASFEVQPRVFYEDFKNYVLYMQDVTPGAGAAKWRHVFLADLTQPATPHITTADSAIVVAGAPNSPDAQTIRLHLLNGGQHEISPTNPAQYDISTFSSMDIPIQTEAPGDTHLGRLDTPIVALSLPELWRRGRAYDASNPDHPPSIYRIQFNKRFSYPFACLVLMLIGVPLGLASKRGGKSTGFVLTIVLVFIYYFLSSVGEAFAKSGRLSPFLGIWGANLIFAAAGAFFLYQMSRGGVALGVFASIGAWLSNLATRLTSGAGPDSLASRLTPDVATLLRRFRSTFRVQFPLLLDDYVMREYATNFGLVLFSFSTLFVIFTFFELIGDIFRNRTPLVTVGEYLINLIPFILYNVTPLCALVAVLITFGALSRTSEMTAMKSSGISLYRIITPVLVTTLLISATLFAFDELYLPAANRRQEALRSIIKDKPAQTFLRPDINWISGETTHNGDPSRIFYYQFFNADKDSFANITVFEFDPNTFALVKRIFATSANWDPRVNSWVFVNGWERTFSGETVSNYQPFTVTTFPEVKEQPSYFKKEFLPSQEMSYAELSHYIDDLRQSGFNTRQLSVQLNKKLAYPLITLVMAILAIPFSLSMGRKGSLAGIATAIGLAITYWVVALLFESMGNVNALPPLLAAWTPDLLFGIAGVYLLLRTST from the coding sequence ATGCGCATCTTTACCCGCTACATCCTCCGCGAAGTCACCTCGCACGCTCTGCTCGGAGGAGCGCTGTTCACCTTTGTCATCCTGATGCGCGACCTCGGCAAGGTGCTCGACCTTGTGGTGCGCGACTCCGCTTCGTTCGGCGACGTGCTGCGCATCATCGCCTATACGCTACCCCCTGCGTTGACCGTCACGATCCCGATGGCTGTGCTGGTCGGCATCCTGCTCGGTCTCTCGCGGCTCGCTGCCGACAGCGAAATCACCGCGATGCGCGCCAGTGGCATGGGCGCGCTCGACTTTGTCGGCATCGTCTCAATCGTCTCTGCCGTCGGGCTTGCCCTGAGCCTTTTCAACTCGCTCTACCTTGCGCCGCGTGCGGCGTCCGGGCTCATCTCGATGGGAGAAACGCTCAAAAACTCGCAGGCGTCGTTCGAGGTCCAGCCGCGCGTCTTCTATGAAGACTTCAAAAACTACGTTCTCTACATGCAGGATGTAACGCCAGGCGCTGGTGCGGCCAAGTGGCGGCACGTTTTTCTCGCCGACCTCACCCAGCCGGCGACGCCTCACATCACGACCGCTGACAGCGCCATCGTGGTTGCCGGTGCGCCTAATTCTCCCGATGCGCAGACTATCCGGCTGCATCTGCTGAATGGAGGGCAGCACGAGATATCGCCAACGAACCCGGCACAATACGACATCTCCACCTTCAGCTCGATGGACATTCCCATCCAGACAGAGGCGCCGGGCGACACGCATCTGGGTCGTCTCGACACGCCCATCGTCGCGCTCTCTCTGCCCGAGCTTTGGCGCCGCGGCCGTGCGTATGATGCGAGCAACCCGGACCATCCACCGTCTATCTACCGCATCCAGTTCAACAAGCGGTTTTCGTACCCGTTTGCCTGTCTCGTTCTGATGCTGATCGGCGTGCCTCTCGGCCTCGCCTCGAAGCGTGGAGGCAAATCCACCGGCTTTGTCCTCACGATCGTTCTCGTCTTTATCTACTACTTTCTCTCGTCGGTCGGAGAGGCGTTTGCTAAATCAGGAAGGCTGTCGCCGTTTCTGGGCATATGGGGTGCGAACCTCATCTTCGCTGCTGCGGGCGCGTTCTTTCTGTATCAGATGTCGCGCGGCGGCGTTGCGCTTGGCGTCTTCGCCAGCATCGGCGCATGGCTCAGCAACCTCGCTACCCGGCTGACCAGCGGCGCAGGCCCAGACAGTCTCGCCAGCCGCCTGACACCCGATGTCGCTACGTTGCTTCGCCGCTTCCGCAGCACCTTCCGCGTACAGTTTCCACTGCTGCTCGACGACTACGTCATGCGCGAGTACGCCACGAACTTCGGCCTCGTGCTCTTTTCTTTCTCCACGCTATTCGTCATCTTCACTTTCTTCGAGCTGATCGGCGACATCTTCCGCAATCGCACGCCACTGGTCACGGTTGGCGAATACCTCATCAATCTCATTCCGTTCATCCTCTACAACGTCACTCCGCTTTGCGCTCTCGTTGCCGTGCTCATCACGTTTGGCGCGCTCAGCCGCACGTCGGAGATGACGGCGATGAAGTCCTCGGGCATCAGTCTCTACCGCATCATCACGCCAGTGCTTGTGACGACGCTGCTGATCTCCGCAACGCTCTTCGCCTTCGACGAGCTTTACCTTCCTGCTGCCAATCGCCGCCAGGAAGCGTTGCGCTCGATCATCAAGGACAAGCCGGCACAGACATTTCTGCGCCCCGACATCAACTGGATATCCGGCGAGACGACACATAACGGCGACCCCTCGCGCATCTTCTACTACCAGTTCTTCAACGCGGACAAAGACAGTTTCGCCAACATCACCGTCTTCGAGTTCGACCCCAACACCTTCGCGCTGGTGAAGCGCATCTTCGCTACTTCGGCCAACTGGGACCCGCGGGTGAATAGCTGGGTCTTTGTGAATGGGTGGGAACGCACCTTCTCTGGTGAGACCGTCTCCAACTACCAGCCGTTCACCGTCACCACGTTCCCTGAGGTCAAAGAGCAGCCCTCGTACTTCAAAAAGGAGTTCCTGCCTTCGCAGGAGATGTCCTACGCGGAGCTCTCGCACTACATTGACGACCTGCGCCAGTCTGGCTTCAACACGCGGCAGCTCAGCGTGCAGCTCAACAAGAAGCTGGCGTATCCGCTCATCACGCTGGTGATGGCAATCCTTGCCATACCATTCTCGCTCTCCATGGGTCGCAAAGGCTCGCTTGCAGGCATCGCCACGGCGATTGGCCTGGCAATTACCTACTGGGTTGTTGCGCTCTTGTTTGAGTCGATGGGCAACGTCAACGCGCTGCCTCCGCTGCTTGCCGCCTGGACGCCTGATCTGCTCTTCGGCATCGCCGGAGTCTATTTATTGCTGCGGACATCCACCTGA
- the larE gene encoding ATP-dependent sacrificial sulfur transferase LarE produces the protein MRSLKSLTMKAGMDLAQKSAALRSALEELDSVLVAYSGGTDSAYLAWAAHNVLGDRMLAVIADSPSLPRAELAAASVFAAEHNIPLEVLKTAELDDPDYQRNDAQRCFHCKDELFTRMEQTRAERGFRHIAYGMNLDDRGDFRPGQRAAAQHHAVAPLVTAQLTKPEIRQLAREAGLSLADKPASACLASRIEYGRPVTRENLSQVEQAEDALHKLGFRQVRVRHHGELARIEIARDALAGALTIEMLDRITAALKPLGFRYVTLDTQGYRSGSMNEVLPATAITPASK, from the coding sequence ATGCGTAGCCTCAAAAGCCTTACCATGAAGGCAGGCATGGACCTCGCACAAAAATCCGCGGCACTGCGCTCCGCTCTTGAGGAACTGGACAGTGTGCTCGTTGCTTACTCGGGCGGAACGGACTCGGCTTATCTTGCGTGGGCGGCGCACAATGTGCTCGGGGACAGGATGCTTGCGGTCATCGCCGATTCGCCTTCACTGCCGCGCGCTGAGCTTGCCGCGGCGAGCGTCTTTGCAGCCGAGCACAATATTCCGCTCGAAGTGCTCAAGACCGCTGAACTGGATGATCCCGATTATCAGCGTAACGATGCGCAGCGCTGCTTCCATTGCAAAGACGAACTCTTCACCCGCATGGAGCAGACGCGCGCGGAACGCGGCTTTCGGCACATCGCCTATGGGATGAATCTCGACGACCGTGGCGACTTCCGCCCGGGCCAGCGGGCTGCGGCCCAGCACCACGCTGTGGCTCCGCTGGTAACCGCGCAGCTCACCAAACCTGAGATTCGCCAGCTGGCGCGTGAGGCCGGACTTTCGCTTGCCGATAAACCAGCATCAGCGTGTCTTGCTTCGCGCATTGAATATGGCAGGCCGGTCACGCGCGAAAATCTATCGCAGGTTGAACAGGCCGAAGACGCGCTCCACAAGCTCGGTTTTCGGCAGGTACGCGTCCGCCATCATGGCGAGCTGGCACGCATCGAGATCGCTCGCGATGCGCTTGCAGGTGCGCTGACGATCGAGATGCTGGACCGGATCACCGCTGCCCTGAAGCCGCTTGGCTTTCGCTACGTCACGCTCGACACCCAGGGCTATCGCTCCGGCAGCATGAACGAGGTCCTGCCCGCCACGGCGATCACTCCTGCCAGCAAATAA
- a CDS encoding helix-turn-helix transcriptional regulator, which translates to MPTTAHMLTPREASRLLGISYPTIKQWILGGKLKTVQTPGGHHRIPESSLKPFLAKDKSKPATESRERFRQVSGRNQLAGKVVSIQIEGLLAEVVLAVGDAYITSIITAGAVRELHLKKGDTAAALIKSTDVMIERLDHLR; encoded by the coding sequence ATGCCCACCACCGCGCACATGCTGACTCCACGTGAAGCCTCCCGCCTTCTTGGCATCAGCTATCCCACCATCAAACAATGGATTCTTGGTGGAAAGCTCAAGACTGTGCAGACGCCAGGCGGTCACCATCGCATCCCAGAGTCATCGCTTAAGCCATTTCTCGCCAAAGACAAGTCCAAGCCCGCCACAGAATCGCGCGAGCGCTTCCGCCAGGTGAGCGGGCGCAACCAGCTTGCCGGGAAGGTCGTCAGCATCCAAATTGAAGGCCTGCTTGCAGAGGTAGTGCTCGCTGTTGGTGACGCCTATATCACCTCCATCATCACCGCCGGCGCTGTGCGCGAGCTTCATCTGAAGAAGGGCGACACCGCCGCTGCTCTCATCAAGTCGACCGACGTGATGATTGAGCGCCTCGACCATCTCCGCTAG
- a CDS encoding tetratricopeptide repeat protein produces MRCRGIVAGAALAVFAVAGLGAQMNMSGHDMGMQMKDVPAPDKLPAPVKMTGIGNSYLAIKATPEAQAWFEQGLNLLHDFWDYESAKAFEQGIRVNPNCAMCYWGLYQALMMRTGKTTAYTDAALASAVRLRKKAGKQSQPYLDAAVADNGVEVGPGKNVKEIAIWREAVKKYPKDLQAKIFLAESVRDGYDENGNPRKGQQEAISILEEVLKQKPDDSAANHYWIHAIEPGAHPEQALHSATVLAGLAPASGHMVHMPGHIFYRVGDYAQAEHWFAASTAVDESYMREQHVSVDDDWNYIHNLMYGVANLMEEGKLHDAVLLSRKLPGGRGEDAATLYIGSPRDGIARLDEQLPVAMRLGDWAGVEKMAAESKPEARFENLNLLAGQLKDFAAGMLAVESGDVAGAQTSSLRLDAALWRMWEQMKDAPKPKKPSPSAPVQVAVMPDALPGPLLSNLAVMSLELRASILAAQKKLPESKKVFSEAAREEKELGYREPPVYIRPVGETEGAALMRAGDYTGAHAAYVAALAERPKSGFGLYGEAQSSEAAGNMAQARKEYAEFLTVWKNADQRLPELAHAREYLAGEKVLASTSAAPKN; encoded by the coding sequence ATGCGGTGTCGAGGAATCGTCGCAGGAGCAGCCCTTGCCGTGTTCGCAGTTGCCGGCCTGGGCGCGCAGATGAATATGTCCGGTCACGACATGGGTATGCAGATGAAGGACGTTCCTGCTCCGGACAAGCTGCCCGCGCCGGTGAAGATGACCGGCATCGGCAACAGCTATCTGGCGATTAAGGCGACACCCGAGGCGCAGGCGTGGTTCGAGCAAGGCTTGAATCTGTTGCACGATTTCTGGGATTACGAGTCGGCGAAGGCCTTTGAGCAGGGGATTCGCGTGAACCCAAACTGCGCGATGTGCTACTGGGGGCTTTATCAGGCGCTGATGATGCGCACTGGGAAGACGACTGCTTATACCGATGCGGCGCTGGCGAGCGCAGTCCGTTTGAGAAAGAAGGCGGGAAAGCAGAGCCAGCCTTATCTTGACGCAGCTGTTGCGGACAACGGTGTCGAAGTTGGCCCGGGAAAGAACGTAAAGGAGATCGCCATCTGGCGCGAAGCCGTGAAGAAGTACCCGAAGGACCTGCAGGCGAAGATATTTCTGGCCGAGAGCGTCCGCGATGGCTACGACGAGAACGGCAATCCCAGGAAAGGGCAACAGGAGGCGATCTCGATCCTTGAAGAGGTCTTGAAGCAAAAGCCGGACGACTCGGCCGCGAACCACTATTGGATTCATGCGATCGAGCCGGGCGCGCACCCTGAGCAGGCGTTGCACAGCGCGACTGTGCTGGCGGGTCTGGCCCCGGCCTCTGGGCACATGGTCCACATGCCTGGACACATCTTCTATCGCGTAGGCGACTATGCGCAGGCAGAGCATTGGTTCGCTGCTTCAACTGCGGTTGACGAGAGCTACATGCGCGAACAGCACGTGAGCGTTGACGATGACTGGAACTACATCCACAACCTGATGTATGGCGTTGCAAACCTGATGGAGGAGGGCAAGCTGCATGATGCCGTCCTGCTTTCGCGCAAGCTTCCAGGTGGTCGTGGCGAGGATGCTGCGACGTTGTACATAGGCTCGCCGCGCGATGGAATAGCGCGTCTGGATGAGCAATTACCGGTTGCGATGCGACTGGGCGACTGGGCCGGAGTCGAGAAGATGGCGGCGGAGAGCAAGCCTGAGGCGCGTTTTGAAAACCTGAACCTGTTGGCTGGACAGTTAAAAGACTTTGCAGCAGGAATGCTGGCCGTTGAAAGCGGCGATGTAGCTGGAGCGCAGACCTCTTCGCTGCGATTGGACGCTGCGCTCTGGCGCATGTGGGAGCAGATGAAGGACGCGCCGAAGCCAAAGAAGCCGTCGCCATCCGCGCCGGTACAGGTGGCTGTGATGCCGGACGCGCTGCCCGGCCCGCTGCTGTCGAATCTGGCAGTGATGTCGTTGGAGTTGCGAGCTTCGATCCTGGCGGCACAAAAAAAGTTGCCGGAGTCGAAGAAGGTTTTCTCTGAAGCCGCGCGTGAAGAGAAGGAGCTGGGCTACCGCGAGCCTCCCGTCTATATCCGTCCAGTGGGCGAAACCGAGGGCGCAGCCCTGATGCGTGCGGGAGACTACACCGGAGCGCATGCCGCTTACGTAGCGGCGCTCGCAGAGCGGCCGAAATCAGGCTTCGGCTTGTACGGCGAAGCACAGAGCAGCGAAGCCGCAGGCAACATGGCACAGGCGCGCAAAGAATATGCGGAGTTTCTCACGGTCTGGAAAAATGCCGACCAGAGGCTGCCGGAGCTCGCGCACGCACGCGAATACCTGGCCGGTGAGAAGGTCCTGGCTAGCACAAGCGCAGCACCGAAAAACTAA
- the yiaK gene encoding 3-dehydro-L-gulonate 2-dehydrogenase, with the protein MMRVSFDDLYAALRKAMLHLGLSEERAALSARLFAETTRDGVYTHGLNRFPRFAAMVRNGSINVHAEPTLTTTFGAIERWDGHRGIGNLNAYAAMQRTITLAKEHGVAALALANTNHWMRGGTYGWLAAETGLFALCWSNTLPNLPAWGTAVPTVGNNPLVIAVPRPEGHIVLDMAMSQFSYGTLAAYSKRNAPLPVPGGFDEKGNLTTDAAAIEATQRALPIGYWKGSGLSLVLDMVGAMLSGGLATYQLGLDPLREAGQSQVFLAIDPANLAPAGELTGIADGIIDHLHGTTPLNADKPLRYPGEQTLQLREENMRLGVPVDADIWNEFNSKYQ; encoded by the coding sequence ATGATGCGAGTTTCCTTCGACGATCTTTATGCCGCACTCCGCAAAGCCATGTTGCACCTGGGACTCTCGGAAGAGCGTGCTGCGCTCAGTGCGCGTCTCTTTGCAGAGACTACACGCGATGGGGTCTACACACACGGCCTCAATCGTTTCCCGCGCTTTGCCGCGATGGTGCGGAACGGCAGCATTAATGTCCACGCAGAGCCTACTCTAACCACAACATTTGGAGCCATCGAGCGATGGGATGGGCATCGTGGTATAGGCAATCTGAATGCTTACGCCGCAATGCAGCGCACGATCACATTGGCCAAAGAGCACGGCGTCGCTGCGCTTGCGTTAGCCAACACCAATCACTGGATGCGTGGCGGAACATACGGCTGGCTCGCGGCGGAGACTGGACTCTTCGCGCTCTGCTGGTCGAACACGCTGCCCAATCTTCCCGCATGGGGAACCGCCGTACCTACGGTTGGCAACAACCCACTCGTCATCGCCGTTCCGCGCCCCGAAGGCCATATCGTGCTTGACATGGCGATGTCGCAGTTTTCCTATGGAACGCTCGCGGCCTACAGCAAGCGCAATGCGCCGCTGCCCGTCCCCGGCGGCTTCGACGAGAAAGGCAATCTCACCACGGATGCCGCAGCGATTGAAGCTACGCAACGTGCGCTGCCCATCGGCTATTGGAAAGGATCGGGGCTGTCACTTGTGCTCGACATGGTAGGCGCAATGCTCTCCGGTGGGTTGGCGACGTATCAACTTGGCTTGGACCCGCTTCGCGAGGCTGGACAGTCGCAGGTCTTTCTTGCGATTGACCCGGCCAACCTTGCTCCTGCTGGCGAACTGACGGGCATTGCGGACGGCATCATCGATCATCTGCATGGCACAACGCCGCTCAACGCCGACAAGCCTCTTCGCTATCCGGGTGAGCAAACGCTGCAGTTGAGAGAAGAGAACATGCGGCTGGGTGTGCCCGTTGATGCTGATATCTGGAACGAGTTCAACAGCAAATACCAGTAA